One window of the Populus trichocarpa isolate Nisqually-1 chromosome 9, P.trichocarpa_v4.1, whole genome shotgun sequence genome contains the following:
- the LOC7481478 gene encoding vacuolar cation/proton exchanger 3, which translates to MDQYHSQVHQQVSSELENGDVNYKEGLNSNDIKGGFVNGKTPQNVSSSIIRKKSDPMLVSSNVRFEMLGYFLTNLQEVILGTKLAVLFPAIPLAIAADYYKFGRSWIFALSLLGLTPLAERVSFLTEQIAYFTGPTVGGLLNATCGNATELIIAILALYQNKIHVLKYSLLGSILSNLLLVLGTSLLCGGLANLKKEQKYDRKQADVNSLLLLLGLLCHMLPLMFRYAIGEGTATAFSTLELSRVSSIIMLIAYVAYIFFQLKTHRQLFDAQEEDDEEEEKAVIGFWSAFTWLAGMTIIIALLSEYVVGTIEAASDSWGISVSFLSIILLPIVGNAAEHAGSVIFAFKNKLDISLGVALGSATQISMFVVPLCVVVAWTMNIHMDLDFSLLETGSLAFTIIITAFTLQDGTSHYMKGLLLFLCYIVIAACFFVHKIPQNQISQGKPFNGLFAA; encoded by the exons ATGGACCAGTACCACTCACAGGTTCATCAACAGGTCTCATCAGAATTGGAAAATGGAGATGTTAACTATAAGGAAGGCTTGAACAGCAATGACATTAAGGGGGGTTTTGTCAATGGGAAGACACCACAGAATGTTTCATCTTCAATTATTCGAAAGAAATCCGATCCAATGCTTGTTTCATCAAATGTTCGGTTTGAAATGCTTGGCTATTTCTTGACCAATCTTCAAGAAGTGATTCTTGGAACTAAGCTGGCTGTTCTCTTCCCAGCCATTCCTCTAGCAATTGCTGCTGACTATTATAAGTTCGGAAGA TCTTGGATATTTGCTTTGAGCTTGCTTGGACTCACCCCACTAGCAGAACGTGTCAGCTTCCTCACTGA ACAAATTGCATACTTCACTGGTCCAACAG TTGGAGGACTCCTTAATGCAACATGTGGCAATGCAACCGAGCTGATAATAGCAATTCTTGCTCTTTACCAGAACAAAATACATGTCTTGAAGTATTCTCTTTTGGGTTCCATTTTGTCAAATCTCCTTCTAGTTCTTGGGACTTCCCTCCTATGCGGAGGCTTAGCCAACCTAAAAAAGGAACAGAAATACGATAGA AAGCAGGCTGATGTGAACTCATTACTTTTATTACTGGGGTTGTTGTGCCACATGTTGCCACTGATGTTCAGATATGCCATAGGGGAAGGAACTGCCACTGCCTTCTCTACCCTTGAGTTGTCCAGAGTGAGCAGCATTATTATGCTTATAGCATATGTTGCTTACATCTTCTTCCAGCTAAAAACTCACAGGCAACTGTTTGATGCTCAAGAG GAAGATGACGAGGAGGAAGAAAAGGCAGTGATAGGATTTTGGAGTGCATTTACTTGGTTGGCTGGCATGACAATTATCATAGCTTTGTTATCTGAGTATGTTGTGGGCACAATTGAG GCTGCATCAGATTCTTGGGGCATTTCTGTCAGTTTCCTCAGCATAATTTTGCTGCCAATAGTGGGGAATGCTGCAGAACATGCTGGATCGGTCATATTTGCTTTCAAGAACAAGCTG GACATATCTTTAGGTGTTGCTCTAGGTTCTGCCACTCAAATTTCAATGTTTGTG GTCCCTTTATGTGTTGTTGTTGCGTGGACAATGAACATCCATATGGACCTTGATTTCAGTCTCCTTGAAACCGGTTCTCTTGCTTTCACAATAATTATCACGGCCTTCACTTTACAG GATGGAACTTCACACTACATGAAAGGACTACTTCTTTTCCTTTGCTACATTGTGATTGCTGCGTGCTTTTTTGTTCACAAAATCCCTCAGA ATCAAATCTCGCAAGGCAAACCATTCAATGGACTCTTTGCAGCTTAG